A single genomic interval of Malania oleifera isolate guangnan ecotype guangnan chromosome 11, ASM2987363v1, whole genome shotgun sequence harbors:
- the LOC131167327 gene encoding mitochondrial import inner membrane translocase subunit PAM16 like 2-like, with translation MAAKILANLIVMGSAVLGRAFIQAYRQALQNASKSGVAQETVQNIRRASKTMAEAEARQILGVTEHTSWEEIMQKYDNLFESNAKSGSFYLQSKVHRAKECLEAVHQKKAQSTDT, from the exons GCTGCAAAAATTCTTGCCAACTTGATTGTAATGGGTTCCGCAGTACTAGGAAGGGCTTTTATCCAAGCATACCGCCAGGCACTTCAAA ATGCCTCAAAATCGGGGGTTGCTCAGGAAACCGTACAGAACATAAGAAGAGCAAGCAAAACCATGGCTGAAGCAGAGGCGAGACAGATCCTGGGTGTTACAGAACATACATCATGGGAGGAAATCATGCAG AAGTATGATAACCTGTTTGAGAGTAATGCTAAGAGTGGGAGCTTTTACCTCCAATCAAAGGTTCATAGGGCTAAAGAATGCTTAGAAGCAGTCCATCAAAAGAAAGCTCAGTCTACAGATACTTAA